The following proteins are encoded in a genomic region of Nonomuraea muscovyensis:
- a CDS encoding MFS transporter, giving the protein MPSPTLARPRPTLAGWPAVVSVTLGIFTIVTSEILPIGLLTSIGAGFGVSDGTAGLTMAMPGVVAAVAAPVVTVTTARLDRRLMLCALMAVLAVADLLAAVAPGYGLMLVSRVLVGLVIGGFWSIGAGLAARLVPPRSVGTATALIFSAVPLGSVLGVPAGTFIGHLAGWRAAFAVLGGMSLLVLAALLVLVPALPAVQVTRLNVLRGLLRERGVRVALLATFLVVLAHFGTYTYVTPLLQQVTRVGPAAVSTFLLAYGIAGIAGNFLAGAAIGRSLRATFAGAGCLIAAATLLLPVAGSDATGALALLLVWGVAYGAVPVCSQTWFARSAPHAPEAATVLFTSSFQATFALGALLGGIVVDVASVSAVMVCGGVVAAVMAVSTWLLGGAGAGRG; this is encoded by the coding sequence ATGCCGAGCCCCACTCTCGCCCGTCCCCGCCCCACTCTCGCCGGCTGGCCGGCCGTGGTGTCGGTGACCCTGGGCATCTTCACCATCGTCACCAGCGAGATCCTGCCGATCGGCCTGCTGACGTCCATCGGCGCCGGCTTCGGCGTCTCCGACGGCACGGCCGGCCTGACGATGGCCATGCCGGGCGTGGTCGCCGCGGTCGCCGCCCCCGTCGTCACCGTCACCACCGCACGGCTCGACCGTCGCCTCATGCTGTGCGCGCTCATGGCGGTGCTCGCCGTGGCCGACCTGCTGGCGGCCGTCGCGCCCGGCTACGGGCTGATGCTGGTGTCGCGGGTGCTGGTGGGCCTGGTCATCGGCGGGTTCTGGTCCATCGGCGCGGGGCTGGCCGCCCGGCTGGTGCCGCCGCGGTCGGTCGGCACGGCCACCGCGCTGATCTTCTCCGCCGTGCCGCTCGGGTCGGTGCTCGGCGTGCCGGCCGGCACCTTCATCGGGCATCTGGCCGGTTGGCGGGCCGCCTTCGCCGTCCTGGGCGGCATGTCGCTGCTCGTGCTGGCCGCCCTGCTGGTGCTGGTGCCGGCGCTGCCCGCCGTCCAGGTCACGCGGCTGAACGTGCTGCGCGGCCTGCTGCGCGAGCGTGGCGTGCGGGTGGCTCTGCTGGCCACGTTCCTCGTGGTGCTGGCGCACTTCGGCACGTACACCTACGTCACCCCCCTGCTGCAGCAGGTCACGCGGGTCGGCCCCGCCGCGGTCAGCACGTTCCTGCTGGCGTACGGCATCGCGGGCATCGCCGGGAACTTCCTGGCGGGCGCGGCCATCGGCCGCAGCCTGCGTGCCACGTTCGCCGGCGCCGGCTGCCTGATCGCGGCCGCCACGCTCCTGCTGCCCGTCGCGGGGAGCGACGCCACGGGGGCGCTCGCCCTGCTGCTGGTGTGGGGCGTGGCCTACGGTGCCGTGCCGGTCTGCTCGCAGACGTGGTTCGCCCGGTCGGCCCCGCACGCGCCGGAGGCGGCCACGGTGCTGTTCACCTCGTCGTTCCAGGCGACCTTCGCGCTGGGGGCGCTGCTCGGCGGGATCGTCGTGGACGTGGCGTCCGTCTCGGCGGTCATGGTGTGCGGCGGGGTGGTCGCCGCCGTCATGGCGGTGTCCACGTGGCTGCTCGGCGGGGCGGGAGCCGGCAGGGGTTGA